A window from Micromonospora terminaliae encodes these proteins:
- the ppc gene encoding phosphoenolpyruvate carboxylase, with amino-acid sequence MTDQHDHDGPDAALRADIRRLGTLLGQTLARQEGRPLLDLVEEIRAQVRSDPPAAAQRLAGLDVTTGTKLARAFSTYFHLANITEQVHRARDLRRRRATHGGWLDQAAKMIAERGVPAEEIAAAARRLAVRPVFTAHPTEAARRSILSKLRAVADELDAETANAILYGASDEGPANRRLAELLDLMWQTDELRLDRPDPTDEARNAIYYLRDLHAEAAPQVLDDLADTLRTLGVETSPTARPLTFGTWIGGDRDGNPFVTPTVTRDVLRIQHEHGIEATEKAMDQLINEVSVSRRLRAVSLDLSASLAADLDALPEVAPRFRRVNAEEPYRLKARCVKAKLANTRERLRTGTPHVPGRDYRGSAELIADLELLRASLARNSGQLTAVGRLASTIRTVSAFGLHLATMDVREHAEKHHEVLTQLYAAVGEVSDYPSLTRLERTKLLADELAGRRPLSTQDSPLTESAQKTFDVFGAIREAQDRFGAEVIESYIISMTLGVDDVLAAVVLAREAGLVDVHSGRARIGIVPLLETPTELNAGGEILDELLSLPAYRALVAARGDVQEVMLGYSDSNKEAGITTSQWSIHRAQRALRDVAARHGVHLRLFHGRGGTVGRGGGPTHEAILAQPYGTLDGAIKVTEQGEVISDKYTLPALARENLELTVAAVLQATLLHTAPRQPAEMLERWDATMDVVSESAFRSYRSLVEDPDLPAYFWASTPTELLGALNIGSRPAKRPNTGAGLSGLRAIPWVFGWTQTRQIVPGWFGVGSGLAAARAAGLEDVLAEMNRNWHFFRTFLSNVEMMLTKTDLSIARRYVETLVPKKLHPIFAKIEQEYELTKQEVLAVTASPALLENSPVLQRTLAVRDTYLEPLHHLQVALLRQYRDSGAAGRAVATAPGGRRAPNDGTALERALLTTVNGIAAGMRNTG; translated from the coding sequence GTGACCGACCAGCACGACCACGACGGCCCCGACGCTGCTCTCCGGGCCGACATCCGCCGCCTCGGCACGCTGCTCGGGCAGACCCTCGCCCGCCAGGAGGGCCGGCCCCTGCTCGACCTGGTCGAGGAGATCCGGGCCCAGGTCCGCTCCGACCCGCCGGCCGCCGCCCAGCGCCTCGCCGGGCTCGACGTCACCACCGGCACCAAGCTGGCCCGGGCCTTCTCCACCTACTTCCACCTGGCCAACATCACCGAGCAGGTGCACCGGGCCCGCGACCTGCGCCGCCGGCGGGCCACGCACGGCGGCTGGCTGGACCAGGCGGCCAAGATGATCGCGGAGCGCGGGGTGCCGGCCGAGGAGATCGCCGCCGCGGCCCGCCGGCTCGCCGTACGCCCGGTCTTCACCGCCCACCCCACCGAGGCGGCCCGCCGGTCCATCCTGTCCAAGCTGCGCGCGGTCGCCGACGAGCTCGACGCCGAGACGGCCAACGCGATCCTCTACGGCGCCAGCGACGAGGGGCCGGCCAACCGGCGCCTGGCCGAGCTGCTCGACCTCATGTGGCAGACCGACGAGCTGCGGCTGGACCGGCCGGACCCGACCGACGAGGCCCGCAACGCCATCTACTACCTGCGCGACCTGCACGCCGAGGCCGCCCCGCAGGTGCTCGACGACCTCGCCGACACGCTGCGCACCCTCGGCGTGGAGACCTCCCCGACCGCCCGCCCGCTGACCTTCGGCACCTGGATCGGCGGCGACCGGGACGGCAACCCGTTCGTCACCCCGACGGTGACCCGCGACGTGCTGCGCATCCAGCACGAGCACGGCATCGAGGCCACCGAGAAGGCCATGGACCAGCTGATCAACGAGGTCAGCGTCTCCCGCCGGCTGCGGGCGGTCTCCCTCGACCTGTCGGCCAGCCTCGCGGCCGACCTGGACGCCCTGCCCGAGGTGGCGCCCCGGTTCCGCCGGGTCAACGCCGAGGAGCCCTACCGGCTCAAGGCGCGGTGCGTGAAGGCCAAGCTGGCCAACACCCGGGAGCGGCTGCGCACCGGCACGCCGCACGTGCCGGGGCGGGACTACCGCGGCTCGGCCGAGCTGATCGCCGACCTGGAGCTGCTGCGCGCCTCGCTGGCCCGCAACTCCGGGCAGCTCACCGCCGTGGGCCGGCTGGCCTCGACCATCCGTACGGTGTCCGCGTTCGGGCTGCACCTGGCCACCATGGACGTCCGGGAGCACGCCGAGAAGCACCACGAGGTGCTCACCCAGCTCTACGCGGCGGTCGGCGAGGTGTCCGACTACCCGTCGCTGACCCGGCTGGAGCGCACCAAGCTGCTCGCCGACGAGCTGGCCGGCCGCCGGCCGCTCTCCACGCAGGACAGCCCGCTCACCGAGTCGGCGCAGAAGACGTTCGACGTGTTCGGGGCGATCCGCGAGGCGCAGGACCGGTTCGGCGCCGAGGTGATCGAGTCGTACATCATCTCGATGACCCTCGGCGTGGACGACGTGCTCGCCGCGGTCGTGCTGGCCCGCGAGGCCGGCCTGGTCGACGTGCACAGCGGCCGGGCCCGGATCGGGATCGTGCCGCTGCTGGAGACCCCGACCGAGCTGAACGCCGGCGGCGAGATCCTCGACGAGCTGCTGTCCCTGCCGGCCTACCGGGCGCTCGTGGCGGCCCGCGGCGACGTGCAGGAGGTGATGCTGGGCTACTCCGACTCGAACAAGGAGGCGGGCATCACCACGAGCCAGTGGTCCATCCACCGCGCCCAGCGCGCGCTGCGGGACGTGGCCGCGCGGCACGGCGTACACCTGCGGCTCTTCCACGGCCGCGGCGGCACCGTGGGGCGGGGCGGCGGCCCCACCCACGAGGCCATCCTGGCCCAGCCCTACGGCACCCTCGACGGCGCGATCAAGGTGACCGAGCAGGGCGAGGTCATCTCCGACAAGTACACGCTGCCCGCGCTGGCCCGGGAGAACCTGGAGCTGACCGTGGCCGCGGTGCTCCAGGCGACGCTGCTGCACACGGCGCCCCGGCAGCCGGCCGAGATGCTGGAACGCTGGGACGCCACCATGGACGTGGTCTCCGAGTCGGCCTTCCGGTCCTACCGGTCGCTGGTCGAGGACCCGGACCTGCCGGCCTACTTCTGGGCCTCCACCCCGACCGAGCTGCTCGGCGCGCTCAACATCGGCTCCCGGCCGGCGAAGCGGCCGAACACCGGCGCCGGGCTGTCCGGCCTGCGGGCCATCCCGTGGGTGTTCGGCTGGACGCAGACCCGGCAGATCGTGCCCGGCTGGTTCGGCGTGGGCTCCGGGCTGGCCGCCGCGCGTGCGGCCGGGCTGGAGGACGTGCTCGCCGAGATGAACCGGAACTGGCACTTCTTCCGCACGTTCCTGTCGAACGTCGAGATGATGCTCACCAAGACCGACCTGAGCATCGCCCGGCGCTACGTGGAGACCCTGGTCCCGAAGAAGCTGCACCCGATCTTCGCGAAGATCGAGCAGGAGTACGAGCTCACCAAGCAGGAGGTGCTGGCGGTCACCGCCTCGCCGGCGCTGCTGGAGAACTCGCCCGTGCTCCAGCGCACCCTCGCGGTACGGGACACCTACCTGGAGCCGCTGCACCACCTCCAGGTGGCCCTGCTGCGGCAGTACCGGGACTCCGGGGCCGCGGGCCGCGCGGTGGCCACCGCGCCGGGCGGGCGCCGGGCGCCCAACGACGGTACGGCGCTGGAGCGGGCGCTGCTGACCACGGTCAACGGCATCGCCGCCGGCATGCGCAACACCGGCTGA
- a CDS encoding exodeoxyribonuclease VII small subunit — protein MTDTTKDERLSYEQARAELASVVERLEAGGTSLEESLALWERGEQLAGICQRWLDGARERIDAARQRTED, from the coding sequence ATGACTGACACGACGAAGGACGAGCGGCTCAGCTACGAGCAGGCCCGCGCCGAGCTGGCCTCGGTGGTCGAGCGGCTGGAGGCGGGCGGCACCTCGCTGGAGGAGTCGCTGGCGCTCTGGGAGCGCGGCGAGCAGCTCGCCGGGATCTGCCAGCGCTGGCTGGACGGCGCCCGGGAGCGCATCGACGCCGCCCGGCAGCGCACCGAGGACTGA
- a CDS encoding DUF4245 domain-containing protein, whose amino-acid sequence MEPAQPADRAPTDATPPDGQPPVRPAAGATPPAGEPALVESTGATSLTDAATPDDAGEQPAPPPRKEKARSERSPKDMALSLLVLLVPIALLLAFYRGFLGGDEPVTVDPAPAVEQARAAGAFPVAEPQGLGSDWRAVSARYQTESGAGTLRIGYLTPEGRGAQLVESNAPAEKLLPAELSGGQPQGPADLPGGTSWQRYTARGNEQALVLLEPNRTVIVVGDAGEAELRELATSLR is encoded by the coding sequence GTGGAACCCGCACAGCCTGCCGACCGCGCACCGACCGACGCCACTCCGCCCGACGGCCAGCCGCCGGTGCGGCCGGCCGCCGGAGCGACCCCGCCGGCGGGGGAGCCGGCCCTCGTCGAGTCGACCGGCGCCACGTCGCTGACCGACGCCGCGACGCCCGACGACGCCGGGGAGCAGCCCGCGCCGCCCCCGCGCAAGGAGAAGGCCCGGTCCGAGCGGTCGCCGAAGGACATGGCGCTGTCGCTGCTGGTCCTGCTGGTCCCCATCGCCCTGCTGCTCGCCTTCTACCGGGGCTTCCTCGGCGGAGACGAGCCGGTCACCGTCGACCCGGCGCCCGCCGTCGAGCAGGCCCGCGCGGCGGGCGCCTTCCCGGTCGCCGAGCCGCAGGGGTTGGGCTCCGACTGGCGTGCGGTCAGCGCCCGCTACCAGACCGAGTCGGGCGCCGGGACGCTGCGCATCGGCTACCTGACCCCGGAGGGCCGCGGCGCGCAGCTGGTGGAGAGCAACGCGCCGGCGGAGAAGCTGCTGCCGGCCGAGCTGAGCGGTGGCCAGCCGCAGGGTCCGGCCGACCTGCCCGGCGGGACGAGCTGGCAGCGGTACACCGCCCGGGGCAACGAGCAGGCCCTCGTCCTGCTGGAGCCGAACCGGACGGTGATCGTGGTGGGCGACGCCGGTGAGGCGGAGCTGCGCGAGCTGGCCACCTCGCTCCGCTGA
- the xseA gene encoding exodeoxyribonuclease VII large subunit, which produces MSEERSTSEEPWPVRVVSQKIGAWIARLGWVWVDGQVAQISRRPGASTVFLTLRDPSADLSLTVTTNRDVLDAGAPELAEGARVVLHAKPEFYAARGTLSLRADEIRQVGLGELLARLEKLKKLLAAEGLFDRARKRRPPFLPGRIGLITGRASAAERDVLTNARRRWPAVEFRTVNVAVQGPSAVPDIVGALKVLDADPTVDVIIIARGGGGIEDLLPFSDEALCRAVFACRTPVVSAIGHETDTPLLDYVADVRASTPTDAAKRIVPDLAEEVRLIGQARSRLERAVRNLVDREQHRLDLLRSRPVLARPQVMVDQRATDVAALRDRAGRCLDHRLGAAGDDLRHTLARLRALSPAATLDRGYAIVQRGDGHVVRAASEVAKGDPLRVRLAEGELTATVDG; this is translated from the coding sequence GTGAGCGAGGAGCGGAGCACGTCCGAGGAGCCGTGGCCGGTCCGGGTGGTGAGCCAGAAGATCGGGGCCTGGATCGCCCGCCTGGGGTGGGTGTGGGTCGACGGCCAGGTCGCGCAGATCAGCCGCCGGCCCGGGGCGAGCACGGTCTTCCTGACGTTGCGTGACCCGTCGGCGGATCTCAGCCTGACCGTCACCACCAACCGCGACGTGCTCGACGCGGGCGCGCCGGAGCTGGCCGAGGGCGCCCGGGTGGTGCTGCACGCCAAGCCCGAGTTCTACGCCGCCCGCGGCACGCTCAGCCTACGCGCCGACGAGATCCGCCAGGTCGGGCTCGGCGAGCTGCTGGCCCGGCTGGAGAAGCTCAAGAAGCTGCTGGCCGCCGAGGGGCTCTTCGACCGGGCCCGCAAGCGCCGGCCGCCGTTCCTGCCCGGCCGGATCGGGCTGATCACCGGCCGCGCGTCGGCCGCCGAGCGGGACGTGCTGACCAACGCCCGCCGCCGCTGGCCGGCCGTGGAGTTCCGCACGGTCAACGTGGCGGTCCAGGGGCCGAGCGCCGTGCCCGACATCGTGGGCGCGCTCAAGGTCCTCGACGCCGACCCGACGGTCGATGTGATCATCATCGCCCGGGGCGGCGGGGGCATCGAGGACCTGCTGCCCTTCTCCGACGAGGCGCTGTGCCGGGCGGTCTTCGCCTGCCGCACGCCGGTGGTCAGCGCGATCGGCCACGAGACCGACACTCCGCTGCTCGACTACGTCGCCGACGTACGCGCCTCGACCCCGACCGACGCGGCAAAGCGCATCGTGCCCGACCTGGCCGAGGAGGTCCGCCTCATCGGCCAGGCCCGGTCCCGGCTGGAGCGGGCGGTACGCAACCTGGTCGACCGCGAGCAGCACCGGCTCGACCTGCTGCGGTCCCGGCCGGTGCTGGCCCGCCCGCAGGTGATGGTCGACCAGCGGGCCACCGACGTCGCGGCGCTGCGCGACCGGGCCGGCCGCTGCCTGGACCACCGGCTCGGCGCCGCCGGCGACGACCTGCGGCACACCCTGGCGCGGCTGCGCGCCCTCTCCCCCGCGGCCACCCTCGACCGGGGCTACGCCATCGTCCAGCGCGGCGACGGGCACGTGGTCCGCGCCGCGTCCGAGGTGGCCAAGGGTGATCCGCTGCGGGTCCGCCTCGCCGAGGGCGAGCTGACCGCCACCGTGGACGGCTGA
- a CDS encoding DNA recombination protein RmuC, which produces MSFSTLAVVVLCLAAGGAVGWLAARSRSATDIARLEATLAATREGEGRLEQSLRALSYEATAQSQEAVARAVAPLHDTLRRYEQRVAELEHDRVDAYAELREQVRSMSAVSGELRTETKQLVAALRAPQVRGRWGEHQLRRIVEAAGMLEHCDFNEQVTAATDHQGVRPDLVVRLHGGRTVVVDAKAPFEAYLTAMEARDERGRDTHLDAHARHLRAHVDGLAAKTYWAAFDQTPEFVVLFVPADPFLDVALQRDPSLLEHAFARNVVLATPATLVALLRTVAYSWRQEALARNAATVHSLARELYGRLSTLGEHVGKLGGALSGAVTAYNRAVGSLEARVLVSARKLAELGVSDQELPAPAQVELAPRQPQAPELVDGVSTSADRPAAIDG; this is translated from the coding sequence ATGAGCTTCTCGACGCTGGCCGTGGTGGTGCTCTGCCTCGCCGCGGGCGGTGCCGTGGGGTGGCTCGCCGCCCGGTCCCGCTCGGCGACCGACATCGCCCGGCTGGAGGCGACCCTGGCCGCCACGCGCGAGGGTGAGGGGCGGCTGGAGCAGTCGCTGCGCGCGCTCAGCTACGAGGCGACCGCGCAGTCCCAGGAGGCGGTGGCCCGCGCGGTGGCCCCGCTGCACGACACCCTCCGCCGCTACGAGCAGCGGGTGGCCGAGCTGGAGCACGACCGGGTCGACGCCTACGCCGAGCTGCGCGAACAGGTGCGGTCGATGAGCGCCGTCTCCGGCGAGCTGCGCACCGAGACCAAGCAGCTCGTCGCGGCGCTGCGCGCCCCGCAGGTGCGCGGCCGCTGGGGTGAGCACCAGCTCCGGCGGATCGTCGAGGCGGCCGGCATGCTGGAGCACTGCGACTTCAACGAGCAGGTCACCGCCGCCACCGACCACCAGGGGGTCCGCCCCGACCTGGTGGTCCGGCTGCACGGCGGCCGCACCGTGGTGGTCGACGCCAAGGCGCCCTTCGAGGCCTACCTGACCGCCATGGAGGCGCGCGACGAGCGGGGGCGCGACACCCACCTCGACGCGCACGCGCGGCACCTGCGGGCGCACGTCGACGGGCTGGCCGCCAAGACCTACTGGGCGGCGTTCGACCAGACCCCGGAGTTCGTGGTGCTGTTCGTGCCGGCCGACCCGTTCCTCGACGTGGCGTTGCAGCGCGACCCGTCGCTGCTCGAGCACGCCTTCGCCCGCAACGTGGTGCTGGCGACGCCGGCCACCCTGGTGGCGCTGCTGCGCACGGTGGCCTACTCCTGGCGGCAGGAGGCGCTGGCCCGCAACGCGGCCACCGTGCACTCGCTGGCCCGCGAGCTCTACGGGCGGCTGTCCACCCTGGGCGAACACGTGGGCAAGCTCGGCGGCGCGCTGAGCGGTGCGGTGACCGCCTACAACCGCGCGGTCGGCTCGCTGGAGGCGCGGGTGCTGGTCAGCGCCCGCAAGCTGGCCGAGCTGGGCGTCTCCGACCAGGAGCTGCCCGCACCGGCCCAGGTCGAGCTGGCGCCCCGCCAGCCGCAGGCCCCGGAACTGGTGGACGGCGTGTCCACATCGGCCGATCGGCCGGCAGCCATCGACGGTTGA
- a CDS encoding 4-hydroxy-3-methylbut-2-enyl diphosphate reductase, whose product MTDAETTSRTGKRVLLAKPRGYCAGVDRAVQTVEEALRLYGAPIYVRKQIVHNKHVVQTLEAKGAIFVEENEEVPEGATVIFSAHGVAPEVYEQARTRSLKAIDATCPLVTKVHQEARRFAAEDYDILLIGHEGHEEVVGTAGEAPAHIQLVDGPDGVDKVTVRDPNKVVWLSQTTLSVDETLETVARLKQRLPLLQSPPSDDICYATSNRQHVVKEIAPDCDVVIVVGSRNSSNSVRLVEVALDAGARAGHLVDFAHEIDDAWLEDARTVGVTSGASVPDELVQQVLAHLAERGFADVEEITTANERLTFSLPQELKRDLKAAAARG is encoded by the coding sequence GTGACTGATGCTGAGACGACTTCCCGGACCGGCAAGCGCGTGCTCCTGGCCAAGCCCCGCGGCTACTGCGCGGGCGTGGACCGGGCGGTGCAGACCGTCGAGGAGGCGCTCAGGCTCTACGGCGCGCCGATCTACGTCCGCAAGCAGATCGTGCACAACAAGCACGTGGTGCAGACGCTGGAGGCCAAGGGCGCGATCTTCGTGGAGGAGAACGAGGAGGTGCCGGAGGGCGCCACCGTCATCTTCTCCGCGCACGGCGTGGCCCCCGAGGTCTACGAGCAGGCCCGGACCCGCTCGCTCAAGGCGATCGACGCGACCTGCCCGCTGGTCACCAAGGTGCACCAGGAGGCCCGGCGGTTCGCCGCCGAGGACTACGACATCCTGCTGATCGGCCACGAGGGGCACGAGGAGGTCGTCGGCACCGCCGGCGAGGCGCCCGCGCACATCCAGCTGGTCGACGGGCCGGACGGCGTCGACAAGGTCACCGTGCGCGACCCGAACAAGGTCGTCTGGCTCTCCCAGACCACCCTCTCGGTCGACGAGACCCTGGAGACCGTGGCCCGGCTCAAGCAGCGGCTGCCGCTGCTCCAGTCGCCGCCCAGCGACGACATCTGCTACGCCACCTCCAACCGGCAGCACGTGGTGAAGGAGATCGCCCCCGACTGCGACGTGGTGATCGTGGTCGGCTCGCGGAACTCCTCCAACTCGGTCCGCCTCGTCGAGGTGGCGCTGGACGCCGGCGCCCGGGCAGGGCACCTGGTCGACTTCGCCCACGAGATCGACGACGCCTGGCTGGAGGACGCCCGCACCGTGGGGGTCACCTCGGGCGCCAGCGTGCCGGACGAGCTGGTGCAGCAGGTGCTCGCGCACCTGGCCGAGCGCGGATTCGCCGACGTCGAGGAGATCACGACCGCCAACGAGCGGCTGACCTTCTCGCTGCCCCAGGAGCTCAAGCGGGACCTGAAGGCCGCGGCCGCCCGCGGCTGA
- a CDS encoding S8 family serine peptidase, giving the protein MSQPRNRSRRTSAALFASVLAAGAMTVGGGAATASAAPAAAPDASQPTAAETLGAHDAKLLDEAEAKHAPTVTLIIAAKKGSTKKVADGLASLGAAVSQRYDQVGYVLAKVPTAKVLKAATLPGISAVDLDETIKLPDPAPEAAPAGAKAAEQGETLAGPGADTGAVNPYMPTNETGAEAFKAAHPTWDGRGVTIGIMDSGIDLDQPALQKTTTGERKIVDWVTATDPLEDASWRAMASDVAGPSFTNTLGTWTAPAGAYKFNVFRENITLLDDARGDVNRDGDTTDFWGILYNPVNGDIRVDANQNNDFTDDEPMRPYKEKFQVGHFGTDNPATAVREQIPFVVEYRKNVDIAPADGQPGPYYDFVNIGIIEATHGTHVAGITAANDMLGNSVLDGAAPGAKLVSARACSWGGGCTAAALTTGMVDLVVNRKVDVVNMSIGGLPALNDGSNARANLYDELISTYGVQMFISAGNSGPGLNTVGDPSVASNVVSVAANVSKDTWLANYGSVVRKENALFNFSSRGPREDGGFKPNVTAPGSAISTAPTWQPGNPVPEAGYSLPPGYQMLNGTSMASPQATGAAALLLSAAKATDEGVTPAALRRAIYTSAKPIADVPTYAQGYGMFNVAGAWDLLAAGVQTRTYTSAAPVCTELSGNLTKYNKDSGVFEPNPNVGTGIYNRCAAGDGGQKVKESRTYEVKLTRTSGPNKSLKHTVAFRGNDGTFSAPAVVWLPLDKTVTVKVKAKPLTAGAHGAIMTVDDPATSVVDFEVATVVVASTAVSAPAYSFATAGSVDRNGFTSYFVTVPKGAGALQVNLSGIATGSQTRFIAINPYGVPVESTASTACYTNFSDAAACKPQERDYQNPIPGVWEIEVEARRTSPALNNPFQLQARVQGVAVEPAVVELPSVTAGTPTEVSWGLTNTFGPVQVTGVGGPLSSVHAERPSIAQGARQEYTVDVPAGATSFTARIGNPSDLSADLDLSVFLGATRVGQSADGDSEEAVTLTNPAAGTYRVVIDGYSVSDPTTAYDYRDSFAAPALGSLSAPSTPLALANGATATLTGTVTAKATPAAGRELYGDLAVTTVEGAVVGRGSVEVGAVN; this is encoded by the coding sequence GTGAGTCAACCCCGCAACCGGAGCCGGCGTACCTCCGCCGCGCTCTTCGCCTCGGTCCTGGCGGCCGGCGCCATGACCGTGGGGGGTGGCGCCGCGACCGCGAGCGCAGCCCCCGCCGCCGCCCCCGACGCCTCGCAGCCGACCGCCGCCGAGACGCTGGGCGCCCACGACGCCAAGCTGCTGGACGAGGCGGAGGCGAAGCACGCCCCGACCGTCACCCTGATCATCGCCGCCAAGAAGGGCTCGACCAAGAAGGTCGCCGACGGGCTGGCCAGCCTGGGCGCCGCGGTCAGCCAGCGCTACGACCAGGTCGGCTACGTGCTGGCCAAGGTCCCGACCGCGAAGGTCCTCAAGGCCGCGACGCTCCCCGGCATCTCCGCCGTCGACCTCGACGAGACCATCAAGCTCCCCGACCCGGCCCCCGAGGCCGCCCCGGCCGGCGCGAAGGCCGCCGAGCAGGGCGAGACGCTGGCCGGCCCGGGCGCCGACACCGGTGCGGTCAACCCGTACATGCCGACCAACGAGACCGGCGCGGAGGCCTTCAAGGCCGCGCACCCGACGTGGGACGGCCGCGGCGTCACCATCGGCATCATGGACTCCGGGATCGACCTGGACCAGCCGGCGCTGCAGAAGACCACCACGGGCGAGCGCAAGATCGTCGACTGGGTCACCGCGACGGACCCGCTCGAGGACGCCTCCTGGCGCGCGATGGCCAGCGACGTGGCGGGCCCCTCGTTCACCAACACGCTGGGCACCTGGACCGCACCGGCCGGCGCCTACAAGTTCAACGTCTTCCGGGAGAACATCACCCTGCTGGACGACGCGCGGGGCGACGTCAACCGCGACGGTGACACGACCGACTTCTGGGGCATCCTCTACAACCCGGTGAACGGCGACATCCGCGTAGACGCCAACCAGAACAACGACTTCACCGACGACGAGCCGATGCGGCCGTACAAGGAGAAGTTCCAGGTCGGCCACTTCGGCACGGACAATCCGGCCACCGCCGTGCGCGAGCAGATCCCGTTCGTGGTCGAGTACCGCAAGAACGTGGACATCGCGCCGGCGGACGGCCAGCCCGGCCCGTACTACGACTTCGTCAACATCGGGATCATCGAGGCGACCCACGGCACCCACGTCGCCGGCATCACCGCCGCCAACGACATGCTGGGCAACAGCGTCCTCGACGGCGCCGCCCCGGGCGCCAAGCTCGTCTCCGCCCGGGCCTGCTCGTGGGGCGGCGGCTGCACCGCCGCGGCGCTCACCACCGGCATGGTCGACCTGGTGGTCAACCGCAAGGTCGACGTGGTCAACATGTCGATCGGTGGCCTGCCGGCGCTCAACGACGGCTCCAACGCCCGCGCCAACCTCTACGACGAGCTGATCAGCACCTACGGCGTGCAGATGTTCATCTCGGCCGGCAACTCCGGCCCGGGCCTGAACACCGTCGGCGACCCCTCCGTCGCCAGCAACGTGGTCAGCGTGGCCGCGAACGTCAGCAAGGACACCTGGCTGGCCAACTACGGCTCGGTGGTCCGCAAGGAGAACGCGCTGTTCAACTTCTCCTCGCGCGGCCCGCGTGAGGACGGCGGCTTCAAGCCCAACGTCACCGCCCCCGGCTCGGCCATCTCCACCGCGCCGACCTGGCAGCCCGGCAACCCGGTCCCCGAGGCCGGCTATTCGCTGCCCCCCGGCTACCAGATGCTGAACGGCACCTCGATGGCCTCGCCGCAGGCCACCGGCGCCGCCGCGCTGCTGCTGTCGGCGGCCAAGGCCACCGACGAGGGCGTCACCCCGGCCGCGCTGCGCCGGGCCATCTACACCTCCGCCAAGCCGATCGCGGACGTCCCGACCTACGCGCAGGGCTACGGCATGTTCAACGTCGCGGGCGCGTGGGACCTGCTCGCCGCGGGCGTGCAGACCCGGACCTACACCTCCGCGGCGCCGGTCTGCACCGAACTGTCGGGCAACCTGACGAAGTACAACAAGGACTCCGGCGTGTTCGAGCCGAACCCGAACGTCGGCACCGGCATCTACAACCGCTGCGCGGCCGGCGACGGCGGGCAGAAGGTCAAGGAGAGCCGCACCTACGAGGTCAAGCTGACCCGCACCAGCGGCCCGAACAAGAGCCTCAAGCACACCGTCGCGTTCCGCGGCAACGACGGCACCTTCTCGGCCCCGGCGGTCGTGTGGCTGCCGCTCGACAAGACCGTCACCGTCAAGGTGAAGGCCAAGCCGCTGACCGCCGGCGCGCACGGCGCCATCATGACCGTCGACGACCCGGCCACCTCGGTGGTCGACTTCGAGGTCGCCACCGTCGTGGTCGCCTCGACCGCGGTCTCCGCGCCGGCCTACTCGTTCGCCACCGCCGGCTCGGTCGACCGGAACGGCTTCACCTCGTACTTCGTGACGGTTCCGAAGGGCGCCGGCGCGCTGCAGGTCAACCTCTCCGGCATCGCCACCGGCTCGCAGACCCGGTTCATCGCCATCAACCCGTACGGCGTGCCGGTCGAGAGCACCGCGAGCACCGCCTGCTACACCAACTTCTCCGACGCCGCCGCCTGTAAGCCGCAGGAGCGGGACTACCAGAACCCGATCCCGGGCGTCTGGGAGATCGAGGTGGAGGCGCGGCGCACCTCGCCGGCGCTGAACAACCCGTTCCAGCTCCAGGCGCGGGTGCAGGGCGTCGCGGTCGAGCCGGCCGTGGTCGAGCTGCCGTCGGTGACCGCCGGCACCCCGACCGAGGTGAGCTGGGGCCTGACCAACACGTTCGGCCCGGTCCAGGTGACCGGCGTCGGTGGCCCGCTGTCCAGCGTGCACGCCGAGCGGCCGAGCATCGCCCAGGGCGCTCGCCAGGAATACACGGTGGACGTCCCGGCGGGGGCCACCTCGTTCACCGCCCGGATCGGCAACCCGTCCGACCTGAGCGCCGACCTGGACCTGTCGGTCTTCCTCGGCGCGACGCGGGTGGGCCAGTCGGCCGACGGTGACTCGGAGGAGGCGGTCACGCTGACCAACCCGGCCGCCGGCACCTACCGGGTCGTCATCGACGGCTACTCGGTGAGCGACCCGACCACCGCGTACGACTACCGCGACTCCTTCGCCGCCCCGGCGCTGGGTTCGCTCTCCGCCCCGAGCACCCCGCTGGCCCTGGCCAACGGCGCCACCGCGACCCTGACCGGCACGGTGACCGCCAAGGCCACCCCGGCCGCCGGCCGGGAGCTCTACGGTGACCTCGCCGTCACCACCGTCGAAGGCGCGGTCGTCGGCCGCGGCTCGGTGGAGGTCGGTGCGGTCAACTGA